In Sorghum bicolor cultivar BTx623 chromosome 8, Sorghum_bicolor_NCBIv3, whole genome shotgun sequence, one genomic interval encodes:
- the LOC8074866 gene encoding uncharacterized protein LOC8074866, which translates to MESSPGPARSARAPPTPTCTVPGLLVGLTKLFNLTKVCAAPSPAADDSNGEAAAATKCGPDPDPGPDPRLVLMRLFDAVSALKSGYVKLQRAHFPYDQDKVAAADEAVASELDSVAALQCLCTSRRGIGPLVDDRWAQVQRLEAEARRRDAHIAALARELRRLQRDNARLSRQVVRSRNDDRRRAGMLSVPKELATPAALVRQFVAASRSVGNFAELLLGGACSLTAAASSTESSDSSGTDAAGAEQARWWRRYSLEAHLWRAMLLVGGAGAGDEECCSGGGDAGSSFRRIMKPRDALDALMQFPRSGLSAFCRAAYIAAVPAEAEAAACGNLDHRAFVSRGGHPRTPVYRAFAAAARSVWALRVLMTAVARCSEPESGQGGGGGVRMFYAGRGSMYAAEFMESVAVVLGAEEEARRVEAGDREEKLSVALTVTPGVKVGDTVVRCRVLLCRRREGFVGIR; encoded by the coding sequence ATGGAGTCGTCACCAGGGCCAGCAAGAAGCGCGAGGGCTCCACCAACTCCAACCTGCACCGTCCCGGGGCTCCTGGTCGGCCTCACCAAGCTCTTCAACCTCACCAAGGTCTGCGCAGCACCATCGCCGGCGGCCGACGACAGCAACGGCGAGGCAGCAGCAGCGACAAAATGCGGGCCCGACCCCGACCCCGGCCCGGACCCGAGGCTTGTTCTCATGAGGCTGTTCGACGCGGTGTCGGCGCTCAAGTCCGGCTACGTCAAGCTGCAGCGAGCGCACTTCCCCTACGACCAGGACAaggtcgccgccgccgacgaggccGTGGCGTCCGAGCTCGACTCGGTCGCCGCGCTGCAGTGCCTCTGCACCTCCCGCCGCGGGATTGGCCCGCTCGTCGACGACCGGTGGGCCCAGGTGCAGCGCCTGGAGGCCGAGGCGAGGCGGAGGGACGCCCACATCGCCGCGCTCGCGAGGGAGCTCCGGCGGCTGCAGCGGGACAACGCCAGGCTGAGCAGGCAGGTCGTCAGGAGCAGGAACGACGACCGTCGCAGGGCGGGGATGCTCTCCGTGCCGAAAGAGCTCGCGACGCCCGCGGCGCTCGTGAGACAGTTCGTGGCGGCGTCGAGGTCGGTCGGCAACTTCGCCGAGCTGCTGCTTGGTGGTGCGTGCAGCTTGACGGCGGCGGCTTCGTCGACTGAGTCCAGTGACAGCAGCGGCACAGATGCAGCGGGAGCAGAGCAGGCGCGGTGGTGGAGGAGGTACTCGCTGGAAGCGCACCTGTGGCGAGCAATGCTGCTGGTCGGCGGCGCTGGTGCCGGCGACGAGGAGtgctgcagcggcggcggcgacgctggTAGCAGCTTCCGCCGGATCATGAAGCCCCGGGACGCTCTCGACGCGCTGATGCAGTTCCCGCGGTCGGGGCTCTCGGCGTTCTGCCGCGCGGCCTACATTGCCGCCGtgccggcggaggcggaggcggccgcGTGCGGGAACCTGGACCATAGGGCCTTCGTGTCCCGGGGCGGCCACCCGAGGACGCCGGTCTACCGCGCGTTCGCGGCCGCCGCGAGGTCCGTGTGGGCGCTCCGGGTGCTGATGACGGCGGTGGCGCGCTGCTCGGAGCCGGAGTCGGGgcagggtggtggtggtggtgtcagGATGTTCTACGCGGGCAGGGGGAGCATGTACGCGGCGGAGTTCATGGAGAGCGTGGCTGTGGTGCTTGGCGCGGAAGAAGAAGCTCGCCGCGTGGAGGCGGGGGACAGGGAGGAGAAGCTCAGCGTCGCCTTGACCGTGACGCCCGGTGTTAAGGTCGGCGACACGGTGGTGCGGTGCAGGGTGCTTCTTTGTCGTCGCCGGGAGGGATTCGTCGGGATACGTTGA
- the LOC8067190 gene encoding probable E3 ubiquitin-protein ligase ATL45 — translation MDIDDVYECIVRGVLAVAFVMAVLVVIMLLLAAINEVDYQIRRRRRRQRRAPTPVPPRPPPSSSVVEKLLESIPDVEYLPVGDGGGDSDRESCVICVTPYEAGEACSVLPACKHLFHKACVTKWLRVRCTCPLCRAAVALPLPLPLPHPVLLAGNLLNAAENMV, via the coding sequence ATGGACATCGACGATGTCTACGAGTGCATCGTACGGGGCGTCCTCGCCGTCGCTTTCGTCATGGCGGTGCTTGTGGTCATCATGCTGCTCCTCGCCGCGATCAACGAGGTGGACTATCAGATCAGGCGACGCCGCCGACGCCAACGCCGTGCGCCGACGCCGGTCCCGCcacggccgccgccgtcgtcgtccgtCGTCGAAAAGCTGCTGGAGAGCATCCCGGACGTGGAGTACCTACccgtcggcgacggcggcggcgacagcgACCGGGAGTCGTGTGTGATCTGCGTGACGCCCTACGAGGCCGGCGAGGCCTGCAGCGTTCTGCCGGCGTGCAAGCACTTGTTCCACAAGGCCTGCGTCACCAAGTGGCTGCGGGTGAGGTGCACCTGCCCGCTCTGCAGGGCAGCCGTCGCcttgccattgccattgccattgccacacCCTGTACTGCTGGCTGGCAACCTGCTTAACGCAGCAGAGAACATGGTGTAG
- the LOC8066944 gene encoding E3 ubiquitin-protein ligase EL5, which yields MDSDWVIFLVWGSGLLFFVVIPSARACYRNCIREDGGGPPPANEAAAVHRRILLRLDKVTYPRQNSLPASTTSGLGGGGRPSTTTAAGTAAAAAEEEDCAICLGQFEDGDRCSVMPICHHEFHRDCIANWLLAQHNTCPLCRAKLQWSLAAQDMV from the coding sequence ATGGATTCAGACTGGGTGATTTTCCTCGTTTGGGGCAGCGGCTTACTTTTCTTCGTCGTCATACCAAGCGCGCGGGCCTGCTACAGAAATTGCATCCGGGAGGACGGCGGCGGCCCGCCGCCGGCGAACGAGGCGGCAGCCGTGCATCGGAGGATCCTACTACGTCTAGACAAGGTCACGTACCCTCGCCAGAACTCTTTACCGGCGTCTACTACCAgcggcctcggcggcggcggtcgtCCATCAACGACGACTGCAGcagggacggcggcggcggcggcggaggaggaggattgCGCGATTTGCTTGGGCCAGTTTGAGGACGGCGACCGGTGCAGCGTGATGCCCATCTGCCACCACGAGTTCCACAGGGATTGCATTGCTAATTGGTTGCTGGCGCAACACAATACGTGCCCCCTCTGTAGGGCTAAACTACAATGGTCACTTGCTGCTCAAGACATGGTATAG
- the LOC8074867 gene encoding CBL-interacting protein kinase 15, with amino-acid sequence MEIRGKTLMERYELGRLLGKGTFGKVHYGRNLESNQSVAIKMMDKDKVLKVGLSEQIKREIRTMRLVEHKNIVHLHEVMATRNKIYIVMEYVKGGELFDKIDKSGKLTEAAAHKYFQQLISAVDHCHSRGVYHRDLKPENLLLDENENLKVSDFGLSALSESKRQDGLLHTTCGTPAYVAPEVISKIGYDGAKSDIWSCGVVLFVLAAGYLPFQGPNLMEMYRKIQHGDFRCPSWFSHKLKKLLYKILDPNPSTRISIQKIKESTWFRKGPGEIRAVKEKILSENATTNSDPVLATRRKKIAQEDMKPLAATNLNAFEIISFSTGLDLSGLFVKKECRKETRFTSDKPALAIISKLQEVAKALNLRIRKKENGIIKIQGRKEGRNGVLQFDTEIFEITASYHLIEMKQTSGDSVEYQKLLEEDIRPGLKDIVWSWHGDDLQQKQE; translated from the coding sequence ATGGAGATCAGAGGGAAGACTTTGATGGAGCGGTATGAGCTGGGGAGGTTGCTGGGGAAAGGCACATTTGGCAAGGTGCACTATGGAAGGAACCTTGAGTCCAACCAGAGCGTTGCTATCAAGATGATGGACAAGGACAAAGTGCTCAAGGTCGGGCTTTCAGAGCAGATTAAGCGTGAGATCAGAACAATGAGGTTAGTGGAACATAAGAACATTGTTCATCTTCATGAGGTCATGGCGACAAGAAACAAGATCTATATTGTCATGGAGTATGTGAAAGGTGGAGAGCTCTTTGACAAGAttgacaagagtggcaagctcACAGAGGCTGCTGCACACAAGTACTTCCAGCAGCTCATTAGTGCAGTGGATCACTGCCACAGCCGAGGTGTGTATCACCGGGACTTGAAGCCTGAGAACCTGCTGCTGGATGAGAATGAGAACCTCAAGGTGTCGGATTTTGGACTGAGCGCGCTTTCAGAGTCAAAGAGGCAAGATGGGTTGCTCCATACTACCTGTGGAACGCCGGCATATGTAGCTCCAGAGGTGATCAGCAAGATAGGCTATGATGGTGCAAAATCAGACATCTGGTCTTGTGGTGTTGTCCTGTTTGTTCTTGCTGCTGGTTATCTCCCTTTCCAGGGCCCAAACTTGATGGAGATGTATCGGAAGATACAGCATGGTGATTTCAGGTGCCCAAGTTGGTTTTCACACAAACTCAAGAAGCTGTTGTACAAGATCCTGGACCCCAACCCGAGCACAAGAATTTCAATTCAGAAGATAAAAGAGTCTACTTGGTTCCGGAAGGGTCCTGGGGAGATCCGTGCAGTAAAGGAGAAAATTCTTAGCGAGAATGCCACCACAAATTCTGACCCAGTGCTTGCTACTAGGCGCAAGAAGATTGCTCAAGAAGATATGAAGCCCCTGGCTGCCACAAACCTAAATGCCTTTGAAATTATCTCATTCTCAACCGGGTTGGACCTGTCTGGTCTATTTGTCAAAAAGGAGTGCAGAAAGGAGACGAGGTTCACTTCAGATAAACCTGCCTTGGCCATCATCTCAAAGCTTCAAGAGGTTGCAAAAGCACTGAATCTCAGGATAAGGAAGAAAGAGAATGGCATTATCAAGattcaagggaggaaggaggggAGGAATGGTGTCCTTCAGTTTGACACTGAGATCTTTGAGATTACAGCATCCTACCATCTCATTGAGATGAAACAAACAAGTGGTGATTCAGTTGAGTACCAGAAACTGTTGGAAGAGGACATCCGGCCAGGGCTGAAGGACATTGTCTGGTCCTGGCATGGAGATGATCTGCAGCAAAAGCAGGAGTAG
- the LOC8074868 gene encoding uncharacterized protein LOC8074868 has product MCPLRVILIFLSATIAGFFLIRGLNAEPDQFDADADESETPRAPLPLHSKVGSAVKTGFWTMVDMASGRYLWRTLVAQPAKSESDKAR; this is encoded by the exons ATGTGCCCGCTGCGGGTGATCCTCATCTTCCTCTCCGCCACCATCGCCGGCTTCTTCCTCATCAGGGGGCTCAACGCCGAGCCCGACCAgttcgacgccgacgccgacgagtcGGAAACCCCCCGGGCGCCCCTGcctctgcattccaag GTTGGATCGGCTGTGAAAACAGGGTTCTGGACGATGGTGGACATGGCAAGTGGGCGGTACCTCTGGCGCACCCTTGTTGCCCAACCTGCGAAATCGGAATCCGATAAGGCCCGGTGA